In the genome of Leeuwenhoekiella sp. MAR_2009_132, one region contains:
- the dnaG gene encoding DNA primase, which yields MISKTTIDNVFETARVEEVIGDFVNLKKSGSNYKGLSPFTDERSPSFMVSPVKQIWKDFSSGKGGNAVAFLMEHEHFTYPEAIKYLAKKYNIEIEETEQTDEQKEQADERESMYVVSEYAKDYFHKTLLNTEAGKAIGLTYFKERGFTSETIEKFQLGYSPDAWDAFTSEAIRKGYKLEYLEKTGLSIVKEEKQFDRFKGRVMFPIQSLSGRILGFGGRILTNDKKAAKYLNSPESDIYHKSKVLYGIYHAKQAIAKEDTCYLVEGYTDVIQMHQLGIENVVSSSGTALTPEQIRLINRLTPNITVLFDGDAAGQRASLRGIDLILEQGMNVKVCSFPEGEDPDSFSRKNTLTEVQDFLKDNAKDFIQYKASLLMEEAQGDPIKKAGLVRDMVESIGKIPDVIKREIYIQECARIMDIKEDVLFNTLAQILTKGQKEAPAPTKPSAGQMQVVEKKKAETVDRQFILERKLIELLLLYGNQKIKFDDVIVKENEDGDPVEEPVVLELDVYEKIYLDLQEDETEFANEQFRNLYVKLIEALTQQRENFKIETFINTVNPDEGSLISDIILNEDKYVLHRWDTQEIYVKLKKETVAQVVSQTVLYLRRFYVSQKIEQLAEVVKTPENSSMEVLMDIKDYQELNKFIALKLNRVV from the coding sequence TTGATCTCAAAAACCACCATAGATAATGTATTCGAAACTGCTCGTGTAGAGGAGGTCATAGGTGATTTTGTAAATCTCAAAAAATCGGGTAGTAACTATAAGGGTTTGAGTCCGTTTACAGATGAGCGCTCTCCTAGTTTTATGGTATCGCCGGTAAAACAAATCTGGAAAGATTTTTCGAGTGGAAAGGGAGGTAATGCAGTTGCTTTTCTAATGGAGCACGAGCATTTTACCTATCCTGAAGCCATTAAATACCTGGCTAAAAAGTACAATATTGAGATTGAAGAAACCGAGCAAACAGATGAGCAAAAAGAGCAGGCAGATGAGCGGGAGAGCATGTATGTGGTTTCAGAATACGCAAAAGATTATTTTCACAAAACACTTTTAAATACCGAAGCCGGCAAAGCCATTGGTCTCACTTATTTTAAAGAACGTGGTTTCACTTCAGAGACAATAGAAAAATTTCAGTTAGGATATTCACCAGATGCCTGGGATGCCTTTACCAGTGAAGCGATACGCAAAGGCTATAAGCTAGAGTACTTAGAAAAAACCGGACTTTCTATAGTTAAAGAAGAAAAGCAATTTGACCGTTTTAAAGGTCGCGTGATGTTTCCCATTCAGTCTTTAAGCGGAAGAATTTTAGGTTTTGGAGGGCGTATCTTAACAAATGATAAGAAAGCAGCAAAATACCTAAACAGTCCTGAGAGTGATATTTATCATAAGAGTAAGGTGCTTTATGGTATTTATCACGCAAAGCAAGCTATTGCTAAAGAAGATACCTGTTATCTAGTTGAAGGGTATACAGATGTGATACAAATGCATCAGCTAGGTATTGAGAATGTAGTTTCTTCATCAGGAACTGCACTTACACCAGAGCAAATACGCCTTATAAATCGGCTAACGCCAAATATTACGGTGCTTTTTGATGGAGATGCGGCCGGTCAACGTGCATCGCTAAGAGGAATAGATTTGATCCTTGAGCAGGGGATGAATGTTAAGGTATGCAGTTTTCCTGAAGGAGAAGATCCTGATAGTTTTTCGCGTAAAAATACCTTAACCGAAGTTCAGGATTTTTTAAAGGATAATGCTAAAGATTTTATACAGTACAAAGCCTCTCTCTTAATGGAAGAGGCGCAGGGTGACCCTATAAAAAAGGCTGGCCTTGTTCGGGATATGGTAGAGAGCATTGGTAAAATTCCAGATGTAATTAAACGGGAAATCTACATTCAGGAATGTGCCCGTATTATGGATATTAAAGAAGATGTGCTTTTTAATACGCTGGCGCAAATTCTAACTAAGGGACAAAAAGAAGCTCCTGCTCCTACTAAGCCTAGTGCAGGGCAAATGCAGGTTGTTGAAAAAAAGAAAGCCGAAACAGTTGATCGCCAATTTATTTTAGAGCGTAAGCTTATAGAACTTTTACTGCTCTACGGAAATCAAAAAATTAAGTTTGATGATGTTATTGTAAAAGAAAATGAAGATGGAGATCCTGTTGAGGAGCCGGTTGTATTAGAGCTTGATGTGTATGAGAAAATTTATCTTGATCTTCAGGAAGATGAGACTGAGTTTGCAAATGAGCAGTTTAGAAATCTCTATGTTAAGTTGATTGAAGCGTTGACGCAACAGCGGGAAAATTTTAAAATTGAAACATTTATCAATACCGTAAACCCAGATGAGGGGTCATTAATTTCTGATATCATCTTAAATGAAGATAAGTATGTTTTACACAGGTGGGATACTCAGGAAATCTATGTAAAGCTTAAAAAAGAAACAGTTGCACAAGTAGTTTCTCAAACTGTTCTTTATTTAAGACGTTTTTACGTTTCTCAAAAAATAGAACAACTTGCAGAAGTTGTGAAAACACCCGAAAATTCTTCTATGGAAGTCCTGATGGATATCAAAGATTATCAGGAGCTGAATAAATTTATAGCCCTAAAATTAAATAGGGTAGTTTAG
- a CDS encoding response regulator, with the protein MITLTIADHHPIITDGLSHILRNTEHQILDVIVDGNNLAASLENQVPDLVIMEIDLPNLQGLSAIKELRRNFPGLKIMIFSTHPEEMYALSAIKAGAMGYVGKTVDSATVLKAVIQVARGGIYLNNALVEMLSNTDPSKNNSLAYRYKKLSTRETEVLNLLSSGKRNKDIAESLDINEKTVSTYKTRLLKKLDASSLAELIQQARLLQTSDL; encoded by the coding sequence ATGATTACACTTACAATAGCAGATCACCATCCCATAATAACAGATGGTTTATCTCATATTTTACGCAATACAGAACACCAGATTTTAGATGTAATTGTTGATGGAAACAACCTGGCAGCCTCATTAGAAAATCAAGTTCCTGATCTCGTTATTATGGAGATTGATTTACCTAATCTACAAGGTTTATCAGCCATTAAAGAATTGCGTAGAAATTTTCCGGGATTAAAAATTATGATTTTTAGCACACACCCCGAAGAAATGTATGCACTTAGCGCTATTAAGGCGGGCGCAATGGGTTATGTAGGCAAAACTGTAGATTCTGCTACAGTTTTAAAAGCCGTAATACAAGTGGCTCGTGGCGGTATTTACTTAAACAATGCACTGGTAGAAATGTTGTCAAATACAGACCCTTCTAAAAACAATTCGCTTGCATATCGTTACAAAAAACTTTCTACACGGGAGACCGAAGTTCTTAATCTATTATCTTCAGGAAAACGCAATAAAGACATTGCAGAATCTTTAGATATTAATGAAAAGACGGTAAGCACCTATAAAACTCGTTTGCTTAAAAAATTAGATGCCAGCAGTCTTGCAGAACTTATTCAACAAGCACGTTTACTTCAAACTTCAGATCTTTAA
- the nadE gene encoding NAD(+) synthase, with the protein MQTEKVIDHIVNWLKEYAINANINGFVVGISGGIDSAVTSSLCARTGLRTLCVEMPIHQPPAHVTRGKEHIAQLKKRFANVSDVNTDLTETFEVFKAALPEISASPELELSLANTRARLRMSTLYYFAGIHKYLVAGTGNKVEDFGVGFYTKYGDGGVDLSPIANLMKSEVYELAKALGVPQSIQVAKPTDGLWQDDRSDEDQIGASYDELEWAMLEDEKGHTASDFEGRQREAFEIYKRYNNANKHKMEPIPVCEIPANLKE; encoded by the coding sequence ATGCAAACTGAAAAAGTAATTGATCACATCGTAAACTGGCTAAAAGAGTATGCCATTAATGCCAATATTAATGGATTTGTAGTAGGTATTAGCGGCGGTATTGATAGTGCTGTGACTTCTTCACTTTGCGCAAGAACGGGATTACGTACATTATGTGTTGAAATGCCTATACATCAACCACCGGCTCATGTAACTCGAGGTAAGGAGCATATTGCACAATTAAAAAAGCGATTTGCAAACGTAAGTGATGTTAATACAGATTTAACCGAAACTTTTGAAGTTTTTAAAGCTGCACTTCCTGAAATCTCAGCCAGTCCAGAATTAGAATTGAGCCTTGCAAATACAAGAGCACGTTTGCGTATGAGCACGTTATATTACTTTGCAGGTATTCACAAATATCTGGTTGCCGGTACTGGTAATAAAGTAGAAGATTTTGGTGTGGGCTTTTATACAAAATACGGCGATGGCGGAGTAGATCTTAGTCCTATTGCTAATCTTATGAAAAGTGAAGTATATGAACTTGCTAAAGCTCTGGGTGTGCCTCAAAGCATACAAGTTGCTAAACCTACAGATGGGCTATGGCAAGATGATCGTAGTGATGAAGATCAAATAGGCGCAAGTTATGACGAGCTCGAGTGGGCTATGCTTGAAGATGAGAAAGGGCATACAGCTTCAGATTTTGAAGGACGTCAAAGAGAGGCTTTTGAGATTTATAAGCGCTATAATAATGCTAACAAACATAAAATGGAACCCATTCCTGTTTGTGAAATTCCGGCTAATTTGAAAGAATAA
- the gldB gene encoding gliding motility lipoprotein GldB, with the protein MVKLLNFKKFIGAKGAILGRFSIFLGLLLFLITACKKDAKLPDEISKIAIDVQVDRFDTRFASVDSAGLKNLIAEYPYLFPTDYPDGFWVAKIKDTIQLELNTEVAKAFPDVDTLELELENLFKHIKYYYPKFTAPEVVTITSDVSYKMPVILTDSLLLIGLDNYLGAEHPFYNGIQRFYTQNFRKEQIDVNVADAFVLKLIKHKGNHRFLDEMIYHGKRLYMIQELLTLKPKHEIIGYTQDQYNWAEANEVDIWKYFVENQLLFDTDSKLLSRFINPAPFSKFYLDFDNDSPPRLGRYIGWQIVKRYMERNTIPLQMLPEKNTDEIFEKANYKPRN; encoded by the coding sequence ATGGTGAAATTACTAAATTTTAAAAAGTTTATTGGAGCGAAGGGGGCTATACTTGGTAGATTTAGCATTTTTTTAGGGCTTTTATTATTTTTAATTACCGCTTGTAAGAAAGATGCAAAATTACCGGATGAAATTTCTAAAATAGCAATAGATGTCCAGGTAGATAGGTTTGATACCAGGTTTGCCAGTGTAGATTCTGCCGGTTTAAAAAACTTAATTGCTGAGTATCCCTATCTGTTTCCCACAGATTATCCTGATGGTTTTTGGGTGGCTAAAATTAAAGATACGATTCAACTTGAGCTAAATACAGAGGTTGCCAAAGCATTTCCTGACGTAGATACTTTAGAGCTTGAGTTAGAAAATCTTTTTAAACACATTAAATACTATTATCCAAAATTTACAGCTCCTGAAGTTGTCACCATAACTTCAGATGTGTCTTATAAGATGCCGGTTATTTTAACAGATAGCTTGTTGCTTATAGGTCTAGATAATTATTTAGGTGCAGAACATCCTTTCTATAATGGAATACAGCGTTTCTATACTCAAAATTTTAGAAAAGAGCAGATAGATGTAAACGTTGCAGATGCATTCGTATTAAAACTAATAAAGCATAAAGGTAATCACAGGTTTCTTGATGAAATGATTTATCACGGAAAGCGACTGTATATGATTCAAGAGCTTTTGACCCTAAAACCGAAACACGAGATTATAGGTTATACTCAAGATCAGTATAACTGGGCTGAGGCAAATGAAGTTGATATCTGGAAATATTTTGTAGAAAATCAATTGCTTTTTGATACAGATAGTAAATTGTTAAGCCGCTTTATAAACCCTGCTCCATTTTCAAAGTTTTATCTTGATTTTGATAATGATAGTCCGCCTAGATTAGGGCGTTATATTGGCTGGCAAATAGTAAAGCGCTATATGGAGCGCAATACAATACCTTTGCAAATGCTTCCCGAAAAAAATACAGATGAGATTTTTGAGAAAGCAAATTATAAACCCCGTAATTAA
- the gldC gene encoding gliding motility protein GldC, with protein MKTEIRINVELDANRVPEKISWNAPDGGVANEPAKALMLALWDAKTQEAARIDLWTKDMPVDEMKVFFHQTLVSMAKTFQRATDDEKMSATMMDFCDYFAEKLELKK; from the coding sequence ATGAAAACTGAAATTAGAATAAACGTAGAACTAGACGCAAATCGAGTACCTGAAAAAATATCGTGGAATGCTCCTGATGGTGGTGTTGCAAACGAACCTGCTAAGGCTTTAATGCTTGCCTTGTGGGATGCAAAAACACAGGAGGCAGCTCGTATTGATTTATGGACAAAAGATATGCCTGTAGATGAGATGAAGGTATTTTTTCATCAAACATTAGTGAGTATGGCTAAAACTTTTCAGCGTGCAACAGATGATGAGAAAATGTCTGCAACGATGATGGATTTCTGTGATTACTTCGCAGAAAAATTAGAATTGAAAAAATAA
- the yihA gene encoding ribosome biogenesis GTP-binding protein YihA/YsxC: MRIKSAEFLVSNSNVAKCPQNKMPEYAFIGRSNVGKSSLINMLTDRKNLAKTSGRPGKTQLINHFVINDSWYLVDLPGYGYARVSKKAKKEFQKFITQYFEEREQLVSAFVLIDCRHDPQPIDKEFMEYMGEKQIPFSIIFTKADKLKPKALERNIENYKQALLEGAWLEMPNYFVSSASNSEGKEEILEYIGSINEQLKDQ; the protein is encoded by the coding sequence ATGCGAATTAAATCTGCTGAATTTCTTGTAAGCAACTCTAACGTGGCAAAATGTCCACAAAATAAAATGCCAGAGTATGCTTTTATAGGTAGGTCAAACGTAGGTAAGTCTAGCTTAATAAATATGCTTACCGATCGTAAAAATTTAGCAAAGACGTCTGGAAGACCCGGTAAAACCCAGCTTATAAATCATTTTGTTATTAATGATTCCTGGTACTTAGTTGATTTACCCGGTTATGGTTATGCGCGTGTATCTAAAAAAGCTAAAAAAGAATTCCAGAAATTTATCACGCAGTACTTTGAAGAACGTGAACAGTTAGTTTCGGCTTTTGTACTTATAGATTGCAGACACGATCCTCAGCCTATAGACAAAGAGTTTATGGAGTATATGGGTGAAAAACAGATACCATTCTCTATTATATTTACCAAAGCAGACAAATTAAAACCAAAAGCACTGGAGCGTAATATTGAAAACTACAAACAGGCTTTACTAGAGGGTGCCTGGTTAGAAATGCCCAACTATTTTGTAAGCAGCGCCTCTAATTCTGAAGGTAAAGAAGAAATTCTAGAATATATAGGATCTATAAACGAGCAGCTTAAAGACCAGTAG
- a CDS encoding alpha/beta fold hydrolase, translating into MKHQLKTEGKFTYLEAGEGTPIIILHGLMGGLSNFDEVTEHFSKLGYKIVIPELPLYSMPLIKTGVKTFANYLNEFIKLRGYEDPILLGNSLGGHIGLIHTKLYPEATKALVITGSSGLYESAMGESYPKRGDYEYIKKKAEDVFYDPAVATKEIVDEVYETVNDRNKLIKTLAIAKSAIRHNMAQDLPHMTTPTCIIWGRNDNVTPPEVAEDFNKLLPDSDLFWIDKCGHAAMMERPIEFNEILSQWLKDRNY; encoded by the coding sequence ATGAAGCACCAATTAAAAACCGAGGGAAAATTCACCTACCTAGAAGCAGGCGAAGGAACCCCTATAATTATTCTTCACGGACTAATGGGCGGGCTAAGCAATTTTGATGAAGTCACTGAACATTTTTCAAAGCTTGGTTACAAAATTGTAATTCCAGAATTGCCCTTATACTCGATGCCCCTCATTAAGACTGGGGTTAAAACATTTGCAAACTACTTAAATGAATTTATTAAACTTAGAGGGTATGAAGATCCTATCTTACTAGGTAATTCTTTAGGTGGTCATATAGGACTTATACACACAAAGCTTTATCCTGAAGCTACTAAAGCATTAGTAATTACGGGCAGCTCTGGTTTGTATGAAAGTGCGATGGGAGAAAGTTATCCTAAACGTGGAGATTACGAATATATAAAGAAGAAAGCTGAAGATGTATTTTACGATCCCGCTGTCGCTACTAAAGAAATTGTAGATGAAGTTTACGAGACTGTAAATGATCGCAATAAGCTTATCAAAACCTTAGCTATTGCAAAAAGTGCAATACGTCACAATATGGCTCAGGATTTACCACATATGACCACGCCTACATGTATAATATGGGGTCGTAATGACAATGTTACACCACCAGAGGTTGCAGAAGATTTTAATAAACTACTGCCAGATTCTGATTTATTTTGGATAGATAAATGTGGCCATGCAGCGATGATGGAGCGCCCAATTGAATTTAATGAGATTTTATCTCAGTGGCTTAAAGACCGCAATTACTAA
- a CDS encoding division/cell wall cluster transcriptional repressor MraZ: protein MLSLIGTYECKVDAKGRLMMPSALKKQLAKELQEGFVIKRSVFNSCLELWPMSEWEVMMKKLNGLNRFVKKNVEFIRRFTAGVKLIEADAAGRLLIPKDLISFASISKDIVLTSGGNIIEIWDLVAYEVAVSDNDGDFAMLAEQVMGDQNDIVDELS, encoded by the coding sequence GTGCTCAGCCTAATAGGGACATATGAATGTAAAGTTGATGCTAAAGGACGTCTTATGATGCCTTCTGCGTTAAAAAAACAGCTTGCAAAAGAGTTGCAGGAGGGCTTTGTAATAAAGCGTTCGGTTTTTAACTCATGTCTCGAGTTGTGGCCTATGTCTGAATGGGAAGTAATGATGAAAAAGCTTAACGGTCTTAATCGTTTTGTTAAAAAGAATGTAGAGTTTATAAGAAGATTTACTGCGGGAGTAAAGCTTATTGAAGCAGATGCCGCGGGTAGATTGCTTATTCCTAAAGACTTGATTTCGTTTGCTTCAATTTCAAAAGATATTGTGTTAACCTCAGGAGGTAATATAATTGAGATTTGGGATTTAGTAGCTTATGAAGTGGCTGTAAGTGATAATGATGGTGATTTTGCCATGCTTGCAGAACAAGTCATGGGAGATCAAAATGATATAGTAGATGAGTTATCATAA
- the rsmH gene encoding 16S rRNA (cytosine(1402)-N(4))-methyltransferase RsmH → MSYHNPVLLKETVDGLAIKPDGIYVDVTFGGGGHSKEILSRLGENGKLFAFDQDVDALENKIEDPRFTLIHENFRFAKRFLRFYGAAKVDGILGDFGVSSHQFDVAERGFSTRFDAELDMRMNQKSKLSAYHVVNEYAEEDLSRVLLQYGELRSAPKIARTLSSARKDAPIKTTEALKSALKPYLPLNRENKVLAQVYQAIRIEVNQEIEALKEFLSQTEELLKPGGRLSLISYHSLEDRLVKRYIRNGLFEGEPEKDMFGNFTVPFKKVGGLIVPGKAEIKENNRARSAKLRIAEKV, encoded by the coding sequence ATGAGTTATCATAATCCAGTATTATTAAAAGAGACAGTAGATGGCCTGGCTATAAAGCCAGATGGTATCTATGTCGATGTGACATTTGGTGGTGGTGGTCACTCAAAAGAGATTTTAAGTCGTCTTGGTGAAAACGGGAAATTATTTGCTTTTGATCAGGATGTTGACGCTCTAGAGAATAAAATAGAAGATCCAAGATTTACTTTAATTCACGAAAATTTTCGATTTGCAAAACGCTTTTTAAGATTTTACGGTGCGGCTAAGGTAGATGGTATATTGGGTGATTTTGGTGTTTCTTCTCACCAATTTGATGTTGCAGAGCGTGGTTTTTCAACGCGTTTTGATGCTGAGTTGGATATGAGAATGAACCAGAAGAGTAAGCTCTCTGCTTATCATGTGGTAAATGAATATGCTGAAGAGGATTTGAGTAGAGTTTTATTGCAGTATGGTGAGTTAAGAAGTGCTCCTAAAATAGCACGTACACTTAGTTCTGCGCGTAAAGATGCACCTATTAAAACTACGGAAGCTTTAAAGAGTGCGTTAAAACCATATTTGCCACTTAATAGAGAGAATAAGGTTTTGGCTCAGGTGTATCAGGCAATTCGTATAGAAGTAAATCAGGAAATCGAAGCGTTAAAAGAGTTTTTAAGTCAGACTGAAGAGCTTCTTAAGCCTGGCGGAAGACTTAGTCTTATTTCGTATCACTCTTTAGAAGACAGGTTGGTGAAGCGTTACATTCGTAATGGATTGTTTGAGGGTGAGCCCGAGAAAGACATGTTTGGCAATTTTACAGTGCCTTTTAAAAAAGTAGGAGGTCTTATTGTTCCTGGTAAAGCTGAGATTAAAGAAAATAATAGAGCACGTAGTGCGAAGTTGCGTATAGCTGAAAAAGTATAG
- a CDS encoding FtsL-like putative cell division protein, with translation MKQGIYNILKGKFLFSDDAMKNWRMIIFLSFLAIIMIGSSHRADKKVHEISRLSAEVKELHSEFVDARLEARRSKMESVVTRKVSDRGLAPSMTPPKKINVTKAP, from the coding sequence TTGAAGCAAGGTATTTACAACATATTAAAAGGTAAGTTTCTTTTTAGCGATGATGCGATGAAGAACTGGCGTATGATCATATTCCTGTCATTTCTGGCAATTATTATGATTGGCAGTTCGCATCGTGCAGATAAAAAAGTACACGAGATATCACGCCTGAGTGCAGAGGTAAAAGAATTGCATAGTGAGTTTGTAGATGCTCGATTAGAAGCGCGCAGATCTAAAATGGAAAGTGTGGTGACACGTAAAGTGTCTGATAGAGGGCTGGCACCATCAATGACGCCGCCTAAAAAAATTAATGTAACAAAAGCACCTTAA
- a CDS encoding penicillin-binding protein, which yields MATSEKNILNRMYLVAGAMFLFAFFVAFKLINIQVSEGDKYKALAEARTERMFTIPANRGNLYAGDGSLLATSVPKYDIRFDALAPTQADFEEHVQGLAKGLSAELGKPVEHYISTLRKARVNKNRYLLLARNLGYSKYLAVKKLPLFNKGPYKGGIITEQRTVREHPLDKIAERTIGYDRLTEYGRYSEAGLEGAFGTYLRGKEGKRLKQRIAKGQWKPIGDDNIVEPQDGYDVISTIDVNIQDIAHHALLESLEKFQADHGCVVVMETKTGEVKAISNLGRMEHGGYYEDRNYAVYESAEPGSTFKLMSMVAALEDKVIDSSDVVDTENGRVKFYNRTVYDSHWGGYGKISAAKAFELSSNTAFAKMINENYKDDPKRFLKRLYNMGLNDKLGLEIKGEGAPRFPYPGDANWYGTTLPWMAFGYGVSLTPLQTLTFYNAIANNGEMVKPRFIKEIKKWDVSVEKFEKQVINPAICSQTTINKVKDMMLHVVERGTASNIYSKDFSMAGKTGTCQTEYWLEEGKYIASFAGYFPADDPKYSCIVVIHKPKKSLGYYGNIVSAPVFRKIAQKIYSDTPISDEVRLAETNTKPVVSDYEGYYKMSQNKAQTIPNVKGMSGMDAVSILENLGLQVEYRGNGKVREQSLKAGQKLSKNQKIILQLS from the coding sequence ATGGCGACTAGCGAAAAGAACATATTAAACCGGATGTATTTAGTGGCAGGAGCTATGTTTCTCTTTGCCTTTTTTGTTGCGTTTAAACTTATTAATATTCAAGTTTCTGAAGGTGATAAGTACAAAGCTTTAGCTGAAGCTCGTACAGAGCGCATGTTTACTATTCCTGCAAATAGAGGTAACCTGTACGCTGGTGATGGTAGTTTGTTGGCAACTTCGGTTCCTAAGTATGATATCCGTTTTGATGCATTGGCACCCACGCAGGCAGATTTTGAAGAACATGTACAGGGTCTTGCAAAAGGCTTGTCTGCAGAATTGGGTAAACCGGTTGAGCATTATATAAGCACGTTACGTAAAGCGCGTGTTAATAAAAACAGATACTTATTATTAGCGAGAAACCTGGGATATTCAAAATATTTAGCAGTAAAAAAATTGCCGTTGTTTAACAAGGGTCCTTATAAAGGCGGTATCATAACTGAGCAGCGTACTGTAAGAGAACATCCATTAGATAAAATTGCCGAGCGTACTATAGGCTACGATCGTTTAACCGAATATGGCAGATACAGTGAAGCAGGTCTTGAAGGTGCTTTTGGGACATATTTAAGAGGGAAAGAGGGTAAGCGTTTAAAGCAGCGTATTGCTAAAGGACAATGGAAACCTATAGGTGATGATAACATTGTAGAGCCACAAGATGGTTATGATGTAATCTCTACAATAGATGTAAACATTCAGGATATTGCACATCATGCTTTGCTAGAATCTTTAGAGAAGTTTCAGGCAGATCACGGTTGTGTTGTAGTAATGGAAACGAAGACGGGAGAGGTGAAGGCGATTTCTAATCTGGGTCGTATGGAACATGGCGGCTATTATGAAGATCGTAATTATGCGGTGTACGAGTCTGCAGAACCGGGATCGACTTTTAAGTTGATGTCTATGGTGGCTGCTTTAGAAGATAAAGTAATAGATAGTAGCGATGTAGTAGATACTGAGAATGGTCGCGTTAAATTTTACAACCGTACGGTTTATGATTCGCATTGGGGAGGTTATGGTAAAATAAGTGCCGCTAAAGCATTTGAACTTTCTTCAAATACAGCATTTGCAAAAATGATTAATGAAAATTATAAAGACGACCCTAAGCGTTTTCTTAAGCGTCTTTATAATATGGGTCTTAATGATAAATTAGGATTAGAGATAAAAGGAGAAGGAGCGCCACGGTTCCCATATCCGGGTGATGCAAACTGGTACGGGACAACATTACCCTGGATGGCTTTTGGTTATGGAGTTTCATTAACGCCGCTTCAAACACTTACATTTTATAATGCCATTGCTAATAATGGTGAGATGGTAAAACCCCGTTTTATTAAAGAGATAAAAAAATGGGATGTTTCAGTAGAGAAATTTGAAAAACAGGTAATTAATCCGGCGATTTGTTCACAGACCACTATTAATAAGGTAAAAGATATGATGCTGCACGTGGTAGAGCGCGGTACAGCAAGTAACATCTATTCTAAAGATTTTTCTATGGCCGGCAAAACAGGAACGTGCCAGACAGAATACTGGTTAGAAGAGGGTAAATACATAGCTTCATTTGCAGGTTATTTCCCGGCAGATGATCCTAAGTACTCCTGTATTGTGGTTATTCACAAACCTAAAAAGAGTTTAGGGTATTACGGAAATATTGTTTCGGCACCTGTATTTAGAAAAATCGCTCAAAAGATTTATAGTGATACCCCCATAAGTGATGAGGTGAGATTAGCCGAAACAAATACAAAACCTGTAGTTTCTGATTATGAAGGATATTACAAAATGTCGCAAAACAAAGCGCAAACCATACCTAATGTTAAAGGTATGAGCGGGATGGATGCAGTATCTATTCTTGAGAATCTAGGATTGCAAGTAGAATATAGAGGTAACGGTAAAGTGAGAGAACAATCTTTAAAAGCCGGACAAAAACTGAGTAAGAACCAAAAAATCATTTTACAGCTGTCGTGA